The following coding sequences are from one bacterium window:
- a CDS encoding SDR family NAD(P)-dependent oxidoreductase, with the protein MQEFDNKVAVITGAASGIGAALAAGFSAEGAKVVAADIDLAGAAATAGAIGDNAMAIEVDVADRSSVEALADAAWDAFGQVDLLFNNAGVFQAGLMWERTQADWDWVLGVNVYGIINGVAAFVPRMIAQDTEGHIVNTASVAAFVAGGFSSPYVASKCAAFSLTECLALDLAGVGAKIGASVLTPSAIDTAIAHTARVRGERYGTDESEDNAFVVESLSQMTATGISPADVVGPVMAGIRAGDFLIPTKPSYANQIRVRYDALLERRVPPTAEVD; encoded by the coding sequence ATGCAGGAATTTGACAACAAGGTGGCAGTGATAACCGGGGCGGCCAGCGGGATCGGCGCGGCCTTGGCGGCCGGATTCAGTGCCGAAGGCGCAAAAGTGGTGGCTGCGGATATCGACCTGGCGGGCGCAGCCGCTACCGCAGGCGCCATCGGAGACAATGCGATGGCAATTGAAGTAGACGTGGCCGACCGGTCATCAGTCGAGGCGCTGGCCGACGCTGCCTGGGATGCCTTCGGGCAGGTGGACCTGCTGTTCAACAACGCCGGGGTATTCCAGGCCGGGCTCATGTGGGAGCGCACTCAGGCCGACTGGGACTGGGTGCTCGGGGTGAACGTCTACGGCATCATCAACGGGGTGGCCGCTTTCGTGCCCCGGATGATCGCCCAGGACACCGAGGGCCACATCGTGAACACCGCGTCGGTGGCCGCCTTCGTGGCCGGCGGATTCTCCAGCCCCTACGTAGCGTCGAAGTGCGCCGCCTTCTCGCTCACCGAGTGCCTAGCGCTGGACCTGGCCGGGGTGGGGGCCAAGATCGGAGCCTCGGTACTTACCCCCAGCGCCATCGACACCGCCATTGCCCACACCGCTCGAGTCCGTGGCGAGCGCTACGGCACCGACGAGAGCGAGGACAACGCCTTTGTGGTGGAGTCGCTGTCCCAGATGACGGCGACCGGCATTTCGCCGGCTGACGTGGTCGGCCCGGTCATGGCCGGCATCAGAGCGGGCGACTTCCTCATTCCCACCAAGCCCAGCTACGCCAATCAGATCCGGGTCCGCTATGACGCATTGCTGGAGCGAAGGGTCCCCCCGACCGCCGAAGTTGACTGA
- a CDS encoding thiolase family protein, whose product MGKRAAAIVGLTEWAPKRVWDEPMFTMEACARLAAEVLADAEVDKGEVDGLVINGLRESPLFAPSALAEFLGVRSNFNEVVDLGGATPAGMVWRAAAAIEVGICETVLVFTPSVPAPPQPGANGGPMKMKMGAYMGGEVWGSPQGQFEIPAGLVAATPSFAMAASRYMAAYGVSEETLAKVAVDSRYNAQANPMAVFYGKPITIDDVMNSRYVADPLKLLEIVMPCYGGSAVLVTTAERAARSPHRPVYVSGYGEHLTHKSITYAPDVVDTPIRLAADRAFSMAGVSREAVDMASMYDCYTITVLLTIEDAGFCPKGQGGRFIDEHSLRYDGDWPLNTHGGQLGMGQAGLGGGMSHITEAVRQVQGRADDRQVPDCNIAYANGTGGMLAEQVALILEGA is encoded by the coding sequence ATGGGAAAGAGAGCGGCGGCGATTGTGGGGCTCACGGAGTGGGCGCCGAAACGGGTGTGGGATGAGCCCATGTTCACCATGGAGGCGTGTGCCCGGCTAGCGGCCGAGGTGCTGGCCGATGCCGAGGTGGACAAGGGCGAGGTGGACGGTCTGGTGATTAACGGCCTGCGGGAGTCGCCGTTGTTCGCGCCGTCGGCGCTGGCCGAGTTCCTGGGCGTCCGCAGCAACTTCAATGAAGTGGTCGACCTCGGCGGAGCCACTCCGGCGGGCATGGTGTGGCGCGCCGCGGCCGCCATCGAGGTAGGGATTTGCGAGACGGTGCTGGTGTTCACCCCCTCAGTGCCCGCCCCGCCTCAGCCGGGGGCCAACGGTGGCCCGATGAAGATGAAGATGGGTGCGTATATGGGCGGCGAGGTCTGGGGCTCCCCCCAGGGGCAGTTCGAGATTCCTGCCGGTTTGGTGGCAGCCACCCCCAGCTTCGCCATGGCCGCCAGCCGGTACATGGCCGCCTACGGAGTGAGCGAGGAGACGCTGGCCAAGGTGGCGGTGGACTCCCGCTACAACGCTCAGGCAAATCCCATGGCCGTGTTCTACGGCAAGCCCATCACCATCGACGACGTGATGAACTCCCGCTACGTGGCCGACCCACTGAAGCTGCTGGAGATCGTCATGCCGTGCTACGGCGGCTCCGCGGTGCTGGTGACCACCGCCGAGCGAGCTGCCCGGAGTCCGCACCGACCGGTGTACGTGAGCGGCTACGGCGAGCACCTCACCCACAAGAGCATCACCTATGCCCCCGACGTCGTCGATACCCCCATCCGACTGGCTGCCGACCGGGCGTTCTCTATGGCCGGGGTGTCACGCGAGGCAGTGGACATGGCCTCCATGTACGACTGCTACACCATCACCGTGCTGTTGACCATCGAGGATGCCGGGTTCTGCCCCAAGGGCCAGGGCGGTCGATTCATTGACGAGCACAGCCTGCGTTACGACGGCGACTGGCCCCTCAACACCCACGGCGGGCAGCTGGGCATGGGTCAGGCCGGCTTGGGCGGCGGCATGAGCCACATCACCGAGGCGGTGCGCCAAGTGCAGGGCCGGGCCGACGACCGCCAGGTGCCTGATTGCAATATCGCCTACGCCAACGGCACCGGGGGAATGCTGGCCGAGCAGGTGGCCCTCATCCTGGAGGGAGCCTGA
- a CDS encoding putative DNA binding domain-containing protein yields the protein MEWTEVLNRIASGEDEHTEFKQHFRDRGNVGKAICAFANTDGGLVVLGISNGQKIIGVAEDSEQVQERLTSFLQTGCSSPVSARLGRHKDPQGWMHWIEVPRQRGFEPMRYDGRVWVRRGRSSVEPSPTELQDLYNTFGYVLTEDRTISAATASDLDVQVFRSYLASLGIDTAGDPQPNADDDLRNRGAIAEIGGELQPTLYGVLAFGKTPQDYPQTESFYIECVAYDGNDRADGILQTSEAKGRLTEQVERAVGWFSGLGKFEVYRELRRHDRRLLPLEALREALVNAVVHRDYAITGSKILFEVFTGRVEVTSPGTLPNHMTAESVRAGGRARSRNEYMANYMLALGFMERRGRGWPIMHKAMLEFNGTEPEIEQDREGGFVRVRFLLD from the coding sequence ATGGAGTGGACCGAAGTCCTAAACCGGATTGCCTCTGGCGAAGACGAGCACACCGAGTTCAAGCAGCACTTTCGAGACCGCGGCAATGTCGGCAAGGCGATTTGTGCCTTCGCCAACACTGATGGCGGGTTGGTTGTGCTGGGCATCAGCAATGGCCAGAAGATAATCGGCGTTGCCGAAGACAGTGAACAAGTGCAGGAACGGCTGACGTCTTTCCTGCAGACCGGGTGCAGTTCGCCCGTCAGTGCTCGTCTGGGTCGGCACAAAGACCCGCAGGGTTGGATGCACTGGATCGAGGTGCCTCGTCAGCGCGGCTTCGAGCCTATGCGCTACGACGGCCGGGTCTGGGTACGTCGCGGCCGCAGCAGCGTCGAGCCGTCGCCGACCGAATTGCAAGATCTGTATAACACCTTCGGCTACGTGCTGACAGAGGATCGAACCATCAGTGCGGCGACCGCGTCAGATCTTGATGTACAGGTGTTCCGGTCTTACTTGGCCTCACTGGGTATCGACACCGCTGGCGACCCGCAGCCCAATGCTGACGACGACTTGCGCAACCGCGGTGCCATTGCAGAGATCGGTGGGGAGCTGCAACCGACGCTCTATGGTGTTCTCGCATTCGGCAAGACACCGCAGGACTATCCGCAGACGGAGAGCTTCTACATTGAGTGCGTTGCCTACGATGGCAACGACCGGGCCGATGGGATTCTGCAAACTTCCGAGGCCAAGGGTCGCCTCACCGAGCAGGTCGAGCGTGCCGTGGGATGGTTTTCCGGTTTGGGGAAATTCGAGGTCTACCGCGAACTTCGGCGCCACGACCGGCGCTTGCTGCCATTGGAGGCTTTGCGCGAGGCATTGGTGAATGCTGTGGTGCATCGCGACTATGCGATCACTGGCTCGAAGATCCTGTTTGAGGTTTTTACCGGGCGCGTCGAGGTGACGAGTCCAGGCACGCTGCCGAACCACATGACCGCAGAAAGCGTGCGAGCCGGTGGTCGAGCCCGATCTCGCAACGAATACATGGCGAACTACATGCTGGCCCTTGGCTTCATGGAGCGACGCGGCCGGGGATGGCCGATCATGCACAAAGCGATGCTTGAGTTCAATGGCACGGAGCCCGAGATTGAGCAAGACCGAGAGGGCGGTTTCGTTCGGGTGCGGTTCCTTCTCGATTGA
- a CDS encoding AAA family ATPase produces MGFKRRQAENWRREVPGARWFKADLHIHTIDDAPGGRAKVPAGIEGPISGPEQLTAYARAFLQGTIDKGVQVLGLTPHSPRVGDNGDLSATWQIVEEWNSGADDQGVPFRERIFAVFPGFEPSLHHGRDGLHLLFLFDPEIGKDRYLQLFDLVMEGVSPWSGKELQMTKKRPDEVFDLVRSYQVENSGAAANDPLSWNYLVLAPHINRDKGLFETQKAQVLAEFDESQLSGLELADNHLGEDALKNRDWLRESMLEHRHAFFHSSDAYAVEDIGRRHVWLKMASPTIEALRQSFVASGSRLRIGYERGEDGELKELMQPPDATRHERPWLRSVTVDGKASFFGQPKGSDAPTRVEFSSDLTCVIGASMTGKSTLLDGLRVHIGAPLPDDKRAKEGVVERASERFLAGSASVEMDCPGSDPLLAGHEQWPAVFYTQGELQRLAQEPGAVEEILARLDASESSGIAERAVQLADIDRDLNRTASKLNDLEEGIAEAQQALGHSKDAVERLEGFASAGVGYLNRASGAAAAWNSHAGAVEDVSAKAESLVESVKSLESPPVDGDATDLQEQLVGQRERAIGFAESLAAELAAAKGTVKDISARQVQNRDQLRQKVDRVLADQGIDASSISEFQALNSRAALQDSYQANLDAVQAEFDQLDASFGRSQDERQGLVQKQRGAFDRVSQSIDRQFEGRIAVRRVHSGRSKSLEGFLTDLTQRGITRWWNECEDSLRPSPAELLRLLETDCLAEIGMSEAVQDTFRDQMTPSKRRELAALRCPDRYLLEFRPDPDDDDYRPLDELSGGQRVNILLSLLLEAADDRPLVIDQPEDELDNRFLFETLLPTLGRLKGRRQVILATHNANIVVNGDADQVVQLEASADRGFVAASGAIEDASVRDAIVRTVDGGDEAFRLRRLKYGF; encoded by the coding sequence ATGGGTTTTAAGCGCCGTCAGGCTGAAAATTGGCGCCGCGAAGTTCCCGGGGCACGCTGGTTCAAGGCCGACTTGCACATCCACACCATCGACGATGCCCCAGGCGGGCGCGCCAAGGTGCCTGCTGGGATTGAGGGCCCGATTAGTGGCCCCGAGCAGCTCACTGCCTACGCACGCGCATTCCTTCAGGGGACAATCGACAAGGGTGTTCAAGTTCTCGGTTTGACGCCACATAGCCCGCGCGTTGGCGACAACGGCGACCTCAGCGCTACCTGGCAGATCGTGGAGGAGTGGAATAGCGGTGCTGATGACCAGGGAGTGCCGTTTCGCGAGCGAATCTTCGCAGTGTTCCCGGGGTTTGAGCCGTCATTGCACCATGGCAGGGACGGTCTGCACCTGCTTTTTCTCTTCGACCCCGAGATCGGCAAGGACCGCTACCTGCAACTCTTTGATCTGGTTATGGAAGGTGTATCGCCGTGGTCGGGAAAAGAACTTCAGATGACGAAAAAACGTCCCGACGAGGTCTTCGACCTGGTCCGCAGCTATCAGGTGGAGAATTCTGGTGCTGCTGCCAACGACCCCTTGTCGTGGAATTACCTTGTGTTGGCTCCCCACATCAACCGCGATAAGGGGCTTTTCGAAACTCAGAAGGCCCAAGTCCTAGCTGAATTTGATGAGAGCCAGCTCTCAGGACTGGAACTTGCCGACAACCATCTGGGGGAAGACGCCCTCAAGAATCGCGACTGGCTTCGCGAATCTATGCTGGAACATCGGCACGCGTTCTTCCACAGCAGCGATGCCTATGCCGTTGAGGACATTGGTCGCCGCCATGTGTGGTTGAAGATGGCCTCCCCGACTATCGAAGCACTGCGTCAGTCCTTCGTCGCGTCTGGATCGCGGCTACGTATTGGATATGAGCGCGGTGAGGATGGCGAACTTAAGGAATTGATGCAACCCCCGGATGCGACGCGGCACGAAAGGCCTTGGCTACGGTCAGTTACCGTCGATGGGAAGGCCTCCTTCTTTGGCCAGCCGAAGGGCAGCGATGCCCCAACCAGAGTTGAGTTCAGTTCAGATCTCACTTGCGTAATCGGTGCCAGCATGACTGGCAAGAGCACCCTTCTTGACGGGCTCCGTGTGCATATCGGGGCTCCTCTGCCAGACGACAAACGAGCGAAGGAAGGTGTTGTCGAGCGCGCCTCAGAGCGGTTTCTGGCAGGATCGGCTTCGGTTGAAATGGATTGCCCTGGAAGCGATCCTTTATTGGCGGGACATGAGCAGTGGCCAGCGGTCTTCTACACCCAAGGTGAGCTGCAACGATTGGCGCAGGAACCCGGTGCCGTTGAGGAGATATTGGCCCGCCTAGACGCTTCGGAGTCCAGTGGGATAGCAGAGCGCGCGGTCCAGCTCGCTGATATCGACCGGGATCTCAATCGGACGGCAAGCAAGCTCAATGATCTCGAGGAGGGTATCGCAGAAGCCCAACAAGCCCTTGGCCACAGCAAAGATGCCGTCGAGAGGCTCGAGGGTTTTGCCAGTGCGGGAGTCGGCTACCTCAATCGCGCTTCAGGCGCGGCGGCTGCTTGGAATAGCCACGCTGGTGCCGTAGAAGACGTCTCCGCCAAAGCGGAGAGCCTCGTCGAGTCGGTCAAATCCCTAGAATCGCCCCCGGTAGATGGAGACGCGACGGACCTCCAAGAACAGCTGGTGGGCCAGCGGGAGCGTGCCATCGGCTTTGCGGAGAGCCTCGCCGCTGAGCTCGCGGCGGCCAAAGGCACGGTTAAGGACATCAGCGCAAGACAAGTGCAGAATCGTGACCAACTGCGCCAGAAGGTGGACAGAGTGCTCGCCGATCAGGGAATCGACGCCTCGAGCATCAGCGAATTCCAGGCACTGAACTCGCGGGCCGCGCTGCAAGACAGCTACCAGGCGAACCTCGATGCTGTCCAAGCCGAGTTCGACCAACTGGACGCCTCGTTCGGGCGGTCGCAAGACGAGCGGCAGGGGCTTGTGCAGAAACAGCGAGGGGCGTTCGACCGAGTCTCGCAGAGCATTGACCGTCAATTCGAAGGACGTATTGCGGTGCGGCGCGTCCATAGCGGACGCTCGAAGTCCTTGGAGGGATTCCTCACCGATCTAACTCAAAGAGGTATCACGCGCTGGTGGAACGAGTGCGAAGATTCGCTGCGGCCATCACCGGCCGAATTGCTGCGCCTGCTGGAGACAGATTGCTTAGCGGAGATTGGCATGAGCGAAGCGGTCCAGGACACGTTTCGCGACCAGATGACACCCTCAAAGCGCCGCGAACTCGCCGCGCTTCGTTGTCCCGACCGGTACCTGCTTGAATTTCGACCGGATCCTGACGATGATGACTACCGCCCCCTTGACGAGCTATCCGGGGGTCAGAGGGTCAATATTCTGCTTTCGTTGCTGTTGGAAGCAGCAGACGACCGCCCCTTGGTCATCGATCAGCCGGAAGACGAGTTGGACAACCGATTCTTGTTCGAGACGCTGCTGCCAACGCTTGGACGTCTCAAGGGACGTCGCCAAGTGATCTTGGCAACCCACAACGCGAACATCGTGGTCAACGGCGATGCCGACCAGGTGGTACAACTCGAAGCCAGTGCCGACCGCGGGTTTGTGGCCGCCTCGGGTGCCATTGAAGATGCGTCCGTGCGTGACGCAATTGTTCGGACTGTGGACGGAGGCGATGAGGCGTTCCGCCTCCGCCGGCTCAAGTACGGGTTCTGA
- a CDS encoding Zn-ribbon domain-containing OB-fold protein — translation MVHFSTDGRPLPTPTPITAPYFDGLRQRRLVLQRCPRHGYFFYPRGRCPVCLGDDWEWGELSGQGTVYSFTVDRAGHDPALASRIPFAIALVDLDEGPRLVGNMVDCDVGDVSVGLAVEAAYEDVDDTTLLGFRPAG, via the coding sequence ATGGTTCACTTCTCAACCGACGGTCGGCCGCTGCCCACCCCCACTCCGATCACCGCGCCCTACTTCGACGGCTTGCGGCAGCGGCGCCTGGTGCTCCAGCGCTGCCCCCGCCACGGATACTTCTTCTACCCCCGCGGCCGGTGCCCAGTTTGCCTGGGAGACGACTGGGAGTGGGGGGAGTTGAGCGGCCAAGGCACGGTGTACTCCTTCACCGTTGACCGGGCTGGCCACGACCCGGCCCTGGCCAGCCGCATCCCCTTTGCCATCGCCCTAGTGGACCTGGATGAGGGCCCTCGGCTGGTGGGCAACATGGTGGACTGCGATGTAGGAGACGTATCCGTGGGCCTGGCCGTGGAGGCCGCTTACGAAGACGTCGACGACACCACCCTGCTGGGATTTCGCCCCGCTGGCTAG
- a CDS encoding polysaccharide deacetylase family protein, whose protein sequence is MYLTFDDGPHPVHTTEVLDVLARYRARATFFVVGSLAQHYPNTMQRMLDEGHTIGNHTWNHENLAELSREEFDETVGRTQEMLGDRGAACLRPPYAGVGPSTRQWAAEHGLDLVTWDFSPRDWIPQSAHEIAQQVVEHARDGVIILLHDGGGDRSQTVLGLDAALSELSSRGYRFEPLCR, encoded by the coding sequence ATGTACCTCACGTTCGACGACGGCCCCCATCCGGTGCATACGACGGAGGTGCTCGATGTGCTGGCCCGCTACAGAGCTCGGGCCACATTCTTTGTCGTCGGCTCGCTTGCCCAGCACTACCCCAACACAATGCAGCGAATGCTGGATGAGGGGCACACCATCGGCAATCACACATGGAACCATGAGAATCTGGCTGAACTCTCTCGAGAGGAATTCGATGAGACAGTCGGACGGACCCAGGAGATGCTTGGCGATCGCGGTGCCGCCTGTCTGAGGCCGCCCTATGCTGGCGTGGGCCCGTCCACCCGGCAGTGGGCTGCCGAGCACGGTCTTGACCTGGTTACGTGGGATTTCAGCCCCAGAGACTGGATCCCGCAGTCGGCGCACGAAATCGCTCAGCAAGTTGTGGAACACGCCCGCGATGGTGTGATCATCCTGCTTCACGACGGTGGCGGCGATCGCTCGCAAACTGTGCTCGGTCTCGATGCCGCGCTCAGCGAATTGTCCAGTCGGGGCTATCGCTTCGAACCGCTCTGCCGGTAG
- a CDS encoding nuclear transport factor 2 family protein, with amino-acid sequence MDDVARLLAYEEIRQLASRYAVAIDRRDLDALIKLFIDDVRVGQDTYRRDALRANFEESLGDIGPSILNIGTHQIDLIDDDHATGHVYCKAEIADGDRWIHQAIRYDDTYERRDGHWYFVRRLHKLFYGAEVGVNPLGLPPANWPENHDGLGTLPYEEPTWQAFNNS; translated from the coding sequence GTGGACGACGTCGCCCGGCTGCTGGCCTATGAGGAAATCCGGCAACTGGCCTCCCGATACGCGGTGGCGATCGACCGGCGAGATCTGGATGCCCTCATTAAGCTGTTCATCGACGACGTGCGGGTGGGACAGGACACCTACAGGCGCGACGCCCTTCGGGCGAACTTCGAGGAGTCGCTAGGGGACATCGGGCCGTCAATTCTGAACATCGGCACCCATCAGATCGACTTGATCGACGACGACCACGCCACCGGCCATGTGTACTGCAAGGCCGAGATCGCCGATGGGGACCGCTGGATCCACCAGGCCATCCGCTACGACGACACCTACGAGCGCCGAGACGGCCACTGGTATTTCGTGCGCCGCCTCCACAAGCTGTTCTACGGCGCTGAGGTGGGCGTGAATCCGCTCGGGCTGCCCCCGGCCAACTGGCCCGAGAACCACGACGGCCTCGGCACCCTCCCCTACGAAGAACCCACCTGGCAGGCCTTCAACAACAGCTAG
- a CDS encoding polysaccharide deacetylase family protein: MPIERTGVDWEDLENLAFEVDGQFIQLEGGKAEISYGGASTDLFVLQNRVAQGDLDGDGFEDVVAHITLRSAGSGVFHLLVPVVDDGRGGAAKQPVPVGDRIVVEGIEVRDGLVRVSLLDREPGEPFTVISLRQTLEIDISGPEPAVSVVESMPLEALPLPEAEAPEIDIRFDPGAVGGTVTGSIDFQQRQPYTAYISEGQAFTAILEAPIGVWLDVRLGDRVLTSGSKRFQSVSANLPATGPWRVTVVSTHAGPVDYRLYVEALPRGASPAPVPTPTGPAEPTSVSSAPDSGAGPVLYLTFDDGPHPVYTPRVLEVLSRHGARSTFFVIGSLAEQYPGIIQRINAEGHTVANHTWNHEALAGLPQEVFDDTVGRTQDLLGSRATPCLRPPYGSIDAFTRDWAADHGLDVALWDVDPADWRNPPAAEIAQHIVDHARDGAVVLLHDGGGDRTQTVLALDAALSELSTLGYRFEPLCT; this comes from the coding sequence GTGCCGATCGAACGAACGGGGGTGGACTGGGAGGACCTCGAAAATCTTGCCTTCGAGGTAGACGGCCAGTTCATACAGCTTGAAGGCGGCAAAGCCGAGATCTCCTACGGCGGCGCTTCCACCGACCTCTTTGTGCTTCAAAACCGAGTGGCACAGGGTGATCTGGATGGTGACGGATTCGAGGACGTGGTGGCCCACATCACCTTGAGATCGGCCGGTTCGGGCGTATTCCACCTGCTTGTGCCGGTGGTGGACGACGGGCGAGGTGGGGCGGCCAAACAGCCGGTGCCGGTGGGCGATCGCATTGTGGTGGAGGGAATCGAAGTGCGAGACGGCCTAGTAAGGGTGTCACTTCTGGATCGCGAGCCGGGCGAGCCCTTCACCGTCATTTCTCTGCGTCAGACGCTGGAGATCGACATCTCCGGGCCAGAACCCGCGGTGTCGGTGGTCGAGTCCATGCCTTTGGAAGCCCTTCCGCTTCCTGAGGCCGAGGCGCCCGAAATCGACATACGGTTCGACCCGGGTGCCGTAGGCGGCACGGTGACCGGATCGATCGACTTCCAGCAGAGGCAGCCCTACACGGCCTACATATCCGAGGGCCAGGCGTTCACCGCGATACTGGAGGCCCCCATCGGGGTGTGGTTGGATGTGCGGCTCGGCGATCGCGTGCTGACCTCGGGGTCCAAACGGTTCCAGTCGGTGTCCGCCAACCTGCCCGCCACCGGTCCTTGGAGGGTGACGGTGGTATCCACTCACGCCGGGCCGGTCGACTACAGGCTCTATGTGGAGGCCCTACCGCGGGGGGCCAGTCCCGCCCCAGTTCCCACTCCCACAGGACCTGCCGAGCCGACCTCGGTGTCGTCCGCACCTGACAGCGGCGCCGGCCCGGTCTTGTACTTGACATTCGACGACGGCCCCCACCCCGTGTACACGCCGCGAGTGCTGGAAGTCTTGTCCCGCCATGGCGCTCGAAGCACGTTTTTCGTCATCGGCTCGTTGGCCGAGCAATACCCCGGCATCATCCAACGCATCAATGCTGAGGGCCACACTGTCGCCAACCACACGTGGAATCACGAGGCCTTGGCGGGCTTGCCCCAAGAGGTGTTCGATGACACGGTCGGGCGAACCCAGGATTTGCTCGGCTCTCGGGCAACGCCGTGCCTGCGGCCCCCCTACGGGTCAATCGATGCCTTCACCCGCGACTGGGCGGCGGACCACGGCCTGGATGTTGCCCTGTGGGATGTCGACCCTGCCGACTGGCGCAATCCTCCAGCCGCGGAGATTGCCCAGCACATCGTGGACCACGCCCGCGACGGGGCCGTTGTGCTGCTTCACGACGGCGGCGGCGACCGAACCCAAACCGTCTTGGCCCTCGATGCCGCCCTTAGCGAGTTGTCCACCCTGGGCTACCGCTTCGAACCGCTCTGCACCTGA
- a CDS encoding serine hydrolase has product MRLTSPGGFARLSTALVALGLLCGTAACAEESEVVLEVTSIGGEATPTVVPTPVPAAVPTPTSPAPAPTPSPTIEATVPANPEPTVEPTPTPDRSAQEFLDSLAEEFHFVLAEVFEYLAEVSEEWNPDGQISIAVVLPDETLHGYEATESRISASAVKPMWAAAALDSAGVEAASSSAYSALILSDNLAGGRLIDLAGGVDAVNAWTRNVAQLSDTRLEAWRFQDPNRVASSFNPENPLGNRTTMADLALFFARLYKGELLDPDENAALQQWLLDTSHSLHSSRDLDGVLLDRLPTQVAESSLHKAGWLRPNCCPAEYRQMIDAGIIVLPDDSWYALAILSSRGEFYDLTNQWVALAACRIYAFVAEDRELVCEREGDGVHDPEIWPEAGTGG; this is encoded by the coding sequence GTGCGGCTGACATCCCCAGGCGGGTTCGCCCGGCTGAGCACGGCATTGGTGGCCCTTGGGCTGCTCTGCGGAACTGCGGCCTGCGCCGAGGAATCCGAAGTGGTGCTGGAGGTGACCTCAATTGGCGGGGAGGCCACTCCCACAGTGGTGCCGACTCCAGTACCCGCCGCGGTGCCCACGCCGACGTCTCCGGCACCAGCACCTACGCCGAGCCCCACCATCGAAGCGACAGTGCCAGCTAACCCGGAACCGACCGTCGAGCCAACCCCGACTCCTGATCGCTCCGCACAGGAGTTCTTGGACTCATTGGCTGAGGAGTTCCACTTCGTGCTGGCCGAGGTGTTCGAGTATCTGGCCGAGGTCTCCGAGGAGTGGAATCCCGACGGGCAGATTTCGATTGCTGTGGTACTCCCCGATGAGACGCTCCACGGATATGAGGCCACTGAATCTCGGATCTCGGCCAGCGCGGTCAAGCCAATGTGGGCTGCCGCGGCCCTGGATTCTGCTGGCGTGGAGGCGGCGAGTTCCTCCGCCTATTCGGCGTTGATTTTGTCTGACAACTTGGCCGGGGGAAGGTTGATCGACCTGGCCGGGGGAGTGGACGCGGTGAACGCCTGGACTAGGAATGTGGCCCAGCTGTCCGACACCCGACTGGAGGCATGGCGATTCCAGGACCCCAACCGGGTGGCCAGCAGTTTCAACCCCGAGAATCCCCTGGGCAACCGCACCACCATGGCCGACCTGGCCCTTTTCTTTGCCCGTCTGTACAAGGGCGAGCTTCTAGATCCCGACGAGAATGCCGCCCTTCAACAGTGGCTGTTGGACACTTCCCATTCGCTGCATTCTTCGAGAGACCTTGATGGGGTCTTACTGGACCGGCTGCCCACCCAAGTGGCTGAATCGTCGCTGCACAAGGCGGGCTGGCTTCGACCCAACTGCTGCCCCGCGGAATACCGGCAGATGATCGACGCTGGAATCATCGTGCTTCCTGACGACAGCTGGTATGCGTTAGCTATCTTGAGCTCCCGGGGGGAGTTCTACGATCTGACCAATCAATGGGTGGCGCTGGCCGCCTGCCGCATCTATGCCTTTGTGGCCGAAGACCGCGAGCTTGTCTGCGAGCGGGAGGGCGATGGCGTCCACGACCCGGAGATTTGGCCTGAAGCAGGAACTGGCGGGTAA